Proteins from one Xanthocytophaga agilis genomic window:
- a CDS encoding nucleotidyl transferase AbiEii/AbiGii toxin family protein has protein sequence MIKEWIAQYKPQDTEQTLSALREIMQEVTLAGLSRTDFFEKAAFYGGTALRIFYGLDRFSEDMDFSLLQANPDFSFEPYFQAIITEFQAIGMRVSIREKDKKQQTTVESAFLKTETIWKELVLEEIVKQAGLKPTNRTVTIKIEADRQPPLGFSTEEKLLVKPFSFYVKCFDLPSLFAGKMHALLFRKWQNRVKGRDWYDLEWYIKKGVPLDLRHFALRAKDTGDWETDTITQEQVLALLQAKITSVSYASIREDIVRFIKDESVLTIWGEKYFSDLIQRLKFQ, from the coding sequence ATGATAAAGGAATGGATAGCTCAATACAAGCCGCAGGATACTGAACAAACCCTTTCGGCGCTACGCGAGATTATGCAGGAAGTCACACTGGCTGGGTTGTCACGTACCGATTTTTTTGAAAAAGCGGCTTTTTATGGGGGGACGGCACTACGCATATTTTATGGACTAGACCGTTTTTCAGAAGACATGGACTTTTCACTGCTACAGGCCAATCCGGATTTTTCTTTTGAACCTTATTTTCAAGCGATCATTACCGAGTTTCAAGCCATAGGAATGAGGGTCAGTATCCGGGAAAAAGATAAAAAGCAACAAACCACTGTTGAATCGGCCTTCCTTAAAACAGAAACAATATGGAAAGAACTCGTACTGGAAGAAATTGTAAAACAGGCAGGATTAAAACCGACCAACAGAACGGTGACCATTAAAATTGAAGCAGATCGCCAGCCTCCACTGGGATTTTCAACAGAGGAGAAGCTGCTGGTGAAGCCTTTTTCCTTCTATGTTAAATGTTTTGATTTGCCGAGTCTGTTTGCCGGTAAAATGCATGCTTTGTTGTTTAGGAAGTGGCAAAACCGTGTCAAAGGACGGGATTGGTATGATTTGGAATGGTACATCAAAAAAGGTGTCCCACTGGATCTGCGTCATTTTGCACTCAGGGCAAAAGATACAGGCGACTGGGAAACAGATACCATCACGCAGGAACAGGTTTTGGCATTACTGCAAGCTAAGATTACCAGCGTCTCCTATGCGTCAATCCGGGAAGATATTGTACGGTTTATAAAAGATGAAAGTGTGCTTACCATTTGGGGAGAGAAATATTTTAGTGACCTTATCCAAAGGCTAAAATTTCAGTAA
- a CDS encoding ParA family protein, protein MAHTIAFAFNKGGVGKTTSAVSLAVSLQRMGYKILFIDMDPQANSTMNFGFSNKGNLKHVGRMMLGEFPIQDIILQSRGIDILPASDEMFDKQREIGSKHLSHTFLNDYLDAIRDQYDFVILDCPPSLEALTVNALVAADQVICPLILESFDMKGIEKMIQTLLDIRKKVNPNLNFMGFIVCKSSAIMQTKLGKLNLEDLEATFPDKVLRPLIRTAVTVPESQNEGMTIFEWAAESKPALDYDQLAKNILQILNVTSHEQSLQTNTHA, encoded by the coding sequence ATGGCTCATACAATTGCATTTGCTTTCAATAAAGGAGGAGTTGGAAAGACAACAAGCGCAGTATCGCTGGCGGTTTCCCTGCAAAGAATGGGATATAAAATTTTGTTTATTGATATGGATCCCCAGGCCAATTCTACGATGAACTTTGGTTTCTCCAATAAAGGAAACCTTAAACATGTAGGCCGGATGATGCTCGGTGAATTTCCAATTCAGGATATCATTCTGCAAAGCCGTGGCATTGATATCTTGCCTGCTTCTGATGAGATGTTTGACAAGCAGCGTGAGATTGGATCCAAGCATTTATCCCATACGTTTCTCAATGATTACCTGGATGCTATCCGCGATCAGTATGACTTTGTGATTCTGGATTGCCCACCTTCTCTGGAAGCGCTTACTGTAAATGCACTGGTAGCCGCCGATCAGGTTATTTGTCCGCTGATTCTGGAAAGTTTTGATATGAAAGGAATTGAAAAGATGATACAGACCCTACTGGATATCCGCAAGAAGGTAAATCCGAATCTGAACTTTATGGGATTCATTGTCTGTAAGTCCTCGGCCATCATGCAGACAAAACTTGGTAAACTGAATCTGGAAGATCTGGAAGCTACCTTTCCCGATAAGGTGCTCCGTCCACTGATACGAACAGCTGTTACAGTGCCTGAATCCCAGAATGAAGGAATGACCATCTTTGAATGGGCGGCAGAAAGTAAACCTGCACTGGACTACGATCAACTGGCTAAAAATATACTACAGATCCTAAATGTAACTTCCCATGAGCAATCCCTCCAAACGAACACTCACGCGTAA
- a CDS encoding replication initiation protein yields the protein MAQLSIFQEQKNPAVRMHNNIVWARFPYLEESEMKIFLLMFAHLPWNIEELPVCRIAVKDVIPYHSGERYPRIKQACRELKRKFDSVEINRLVNGKEGFRLISAISFIDYLDGNDFIEAKFSEEIKPYLIQMKGNFTTVELFELFSLKTSGAMRFYIMIKSCIDAGIHFRDTLDNIRGMFFGKEEKYEEYKVFKRDFLLRHQKALENTLSAFEFEEHKKGKTVVELTFKPLKKASDRYNLPTLLEKQLKSYNVNLATVVKLITANEVEEEYVAFVLKHTAAENSSKKSNKKLDGGYILNRLKDKSLYQAYLDSVNPSLPLPEQVEPATKKKNSRQSSSPSPSATITYKEQEVLLMYQDAQKRRGYAHDLEQYMEEIFFSNGFIKVLDGNQFYLVKSN from the coding sequence ATGGCACAATTATCCATCTTTCAGGAGCAGAAAAATCCGGCAGTCCGGATGCACAATAACATTGTCTGGGCGCGCTTTCCGTATCTGGAAGAATCCGAAATGAAGATTTTTCTGTTGATGTTTGCCCATTTGCCCTGGAATATAGAAGAATTACCTGTGTGCCGCATTGCTGTGAAAGATGTTATCCCCTACCACAGCGGGGAGCGCTATCCACGAATCAAACAAGCGTGCCGTGAACTTAAACGCAAGTTTGACTCAGTGGAAATCAATCGTCTGGTTAATGGTAAGGAAGGGTTTCGTCTTATTTCGGCTATCTCCTTTATCGACTATCTGGATGGGAATGATTTCATTGAGGCCAAGTTCTCAGAAGAAATCAAACCGTATCTGATCCAGATGAAAGGGAATTTTACCACTGTTGAGCTCTTTGAACTTTTTTCTTTGAAAACCTCAGGAGCCATGCGTTTTTATATCATGATCAAATCCTGTATCGATGCCGGTATTCACTTTCGGGATACACTTGATAACATACGTGGGATGTTCTTTGGCAAGGAAGAAAAATACGAAGAGTATAAAGTCTTTAAACGCGATTTTCTGCTTCGCCATCAGAAAGCCCTTGAGAATACGCTGAGCGCATTTGAATTTGAAGAACATAAAAAGGGTAAGACTGTCGTTGAATTAACCTTTAAACCACTTAAGAAAGCCTCAGATCGCTATAACCTTCCTACGCTCCTGGAAAAGCAGCTTAAATCCTACAATGTTAATCTGGCAACGGTGGTAAAGCTAATCACGGCCAATGAAGTTGAAGAGGAATATGTGGCATTCGTACTCAAACATACCGCTGCAGAAAACTCGTCCAAAAAGTCAAACAAAAAACTCGATGGAGGATATATTCTCAACCGCCTAAAGGATAAAAGTCTCTACCAGGCATACCTGGATTCGGTCAATCCTTCTCTGCCACTACCTGAACAAGTAGAACCTGCCACCAAAAAGAAGAACTCCAGGCAATCCTCCTCTCCTTCCCCATCGGCAACCATTACCTACAAAGAGCAGGAAGTACTGCTTATGTATCAGGATGCCCAGAAACGACGTGGGTATGCCCATGATTTGGAGCAGTATATGGAGGAAATCTTTTTTAGCAATGGATTTATTAAAGTACTTGATGGAAACCAGTTCTACCTGGTTAAAAGCAACTGA
- a CDS encoding TonB-dependent receptor has protein sequence MKKLLLLFLLINSYLSLYAQTRILETGTLIGKVRSADGQPASYVGVFLPALGLSEQTDQTGSFRFAKIAIGQQTIQARLVGFEPASQTVTVRAGEITKVEITLKETSQQLNEIVVNGYVAYRNEVTNLATRTATPILEIPQSIQVIPQQVLRDQQAFTINEAIRNVAGMNLFSVYQDYTMRGFRSNDGNFAYNGVRGALYQFDQPGQLFNVEKIEAIKGPASSLFSNASPGGIINIVTKQPLTTRRYELSASYGTYNQFRLMADATGPLSPKLFYRLIAGYENSDALSRVQHIRHLFLAPSLRYQFSDRTQATLEINLYNDRRTVGFERGLLAPQQADGTYNLNALPIRWTRHNENDFSKTRGLSAQLRFSHQFSSLLSLHAMARSVHSDQEQQDITSGFGELVIAGVDSLINRSYQYFKQKPLFSFQANLYVQARLQTGPFEHLLIAGTDLANMGRTYYYGSWRAPSLSIYNPNFSRDYPVDRSQANQSFGGYTTENTWLLGGYVQDQISLARGLKALLGLRYDTYHYKNSSTDDFDAAYSGRDASTATVVLPRLGLVYQPVNMLSLYASYSEGFQPQYSNLNNAGGPFDPERGVQYEIGAKAELLGGKLVPTIAFYHLDKKNILVPDPTDPNGLRQRSDGKARSKGVEVTLQGNLTTQLSLITSYAYNQTKNQKGGEFGAPEGSLYPMAPNHTANAWVKYSFTNGPLNGLSLNTGLQHVSKRNTFTEGFVLPGFTTLDAGLSYKIKAISLGLNGNNLTNIRYYTGGYGRGIFWAGMPRSFRLTLGYQF, from the coding sequence ATGAAAAAATTACTACTCCTGTTTTTACTGATTAACAGCTATTTGTCTCTTTATGCGCAAACCCGTATCCTGGAAACAGGCACCCTTATAGGCAAAGTCCGTAGCGCCGATGGCCAACCTGCATCCTATGTGGGTGTATTCTTACCCGCCCTGGGCTTAAGTGAGCAAACGGATCAGACAGGCTCGTTTCGTTTTGCCAAGATTGCTATAGGTCAGCAGACCATTCAGGCACGGCTTGTTGGGTTTGAACCTGCCAGTCAGACAGTAACTGTCCGCGCCGGTGAAATTACTAAGGTAGAAATTACGCTGAAAGAAACCAGTCAGCAACTCAACGAAATAGTGGTAAATGGGTATGTGGCTTACCGCAACGAGGTGACCAATCTGGCCACTCGTACAGCTACACCCATTTTGGAAATACCTCAGTCGATCCAGGTTATCCCACAGCAGGTACTGCGTGATCAGCAGGCTTTTACCATCAATGAAGCCATTCGCAATGTAGCCGGAATGAACCTGTTTTCGGTTTATCAGGATTATACAATGCGGGGCTTCCGCTCCAATGACGGTAATTTTGCCTACAACGGTGTACGGGGAGCCCTTTACCAGTTTGACCAGCCGGGTCAGCTGTTCAACGTAGAGAAAATAGAGGCCATCAAAGGACCTGCCTCCTCCCTGTTCAGCAATGCCAGTCCGGGTGGTATTATCAACATCGTTACAAAACAGCCCTTAACCACCCGACGCTACGAACTTTCAGCCTCCTACGGCACCTACAACCAGTTTCGACTGATGGCAGACGCAACCGGACCGCTTTCACCCAAACTCTTTTACCGCTTGATTGCCGGCTATGAAAACAGTGATGCCCTCAGCCGTGTGCAACACATCCGCCATCTGTTCCTGGCTCCCTCCCTACGCTACCAGTTCTCTGACCGCACCCAGGCTACACTGGAAATAAACCTGTATAATGACCGCCGCACGGTAGGCTTTGAACGTGGATTGCTTGCTCCCCAGCAGGCTGATGGCACCTATAACCTGAATGCACTGCCCATCCGCTGGACACGCCACAATGAAAACGACTTCAGCAAAACCAGGGGCCTATCGGCTCAGCTACGATTCTCTCACCAGTTCTCTTCCCTGCTAAGTCTGCACGCGATGGCTCGTTCAGTACATTCCGATCAGGAGCAACAGGATATTACCAGTGGATTTGGGGAGTTAGTTATCGCAGGGGTGGATTCGCTCATTAACCGCAGTTACCAGTATTTTAAACAAAAGCCATTATTCAGCTTCCAGGCCAACCTCTATGTCCAGGCACGGCTGCAGACAGGACCATTCGAACACCTGCTCATTGCCGGAACGGATCTGGCCAATATGGGCCGGACCTACTACTACGGATCCTGGAGGGCTCCCTCTCTGAGTATTTATAACCCGAACTTCAGTCGGGATTATCCTGTTGATCGCTCGCAAGCCAATCAAAGCTTTGGTGGATATACCACTGAAAATACATGGTTATTGGGTGGGTATGTGCAGGACCAGATCAGCCTGGCCAGGGGATTGAAAGCCTTGCTGGGGCTTCGCTATGACACCTACCACTATAAAAACTCTTCAACCGATGACTTTGATGCTGCCTACTCCGGTCGGGATGCGTCAACGGCTACTGTAGTACTACCCCGGCTCGGACTGGTTTACCAGCCTGTGAATATGCTTTCGCTTTATGCCAGTTACAGTGAAGGCTTTCAACCCCAATACTCTAATTTGAACAATGCAGGCGGTCCCTTCGATCCTGAACGGGGCGTGCAGTATGAAATCGGAGCTAAGGCGGAGTTGCTGGGCGGTAAACTTGTTCCTACCATTGCCTTTTATCATCTGGACAAGAAAAATATCCTTGTCCCTGATCCAACCGATCCGAACGGGTTACGGCAGCGCTCAGATGGGAAGGCACGCAGTAAGGGGGTAGAAGTTACCCTGCAGGGCAATTTGACTACTCAGCTCAGCCTGATCACTTCCTATGCCTACAACCAGACCAAAAACCAGAAAGGGGGCGAGTTTGGGGCTCCTGAAGGCTCCTTGTATCCGATGGCACCCAATCACACAGCCAATGCCTGGGTGAAATACAGTTTTACAAATGGGCCGCTGAACGGGCTGAGCCTCAATACAGGTTTGCAACATGTGAGCAAGCGAAATACCTTCACCGAAGGTTTTGTACTGCCTGGTTTTACCACACTGGATGCTGGCCTTTCGTATAAAATTAAGGCTATCAGTCTGGGCTTGAATGGCAACAACCTGACCAATATCCGGTATTATACCGGCGGGTACGGCCGTGGGATTTTTTGGGCAGGAATGCCTCGCTCCTTCCGACTCACACTGGGATACCAGTTCTAG
- a CDS encoding aldo/keto reductase yields the protein MHETLDYGINFLNTRDFYGAGHNELLVGKAVKGRRDQAFISVKFEAIFHNGQPLGMDLRPIAIKNFINYSLTRLGIQTIDLYQPSRMDGNVPVEDIIGQFLQPISTNSYAKSMKKDWQNKLSNWHKLKLKSKT from the coding sequence ATACACGAAACATTAGACTATGGTATTAATTTTTTAAACACAAGAGATTTTTATGGAGCGGGTCATAATGAGCTGTTGGTAGGTAAAGCCGTTAAAGGAAGGCGGGATCAGGCTTTTATCAGCGTAAAATTCGAAGCTATCTTTCATAACGGTCAGCCGTTGGGAATGGATCTGCGTCCGATTGCTATCAAAAATTTTATCAACTACTCTCTGACCCGTCTGGGTATCCAGACCATTGATCTGTATCAGCCCAGCCGGATGGATGGCAACGTACCGGTTGAAGACATCATTGGACAGTTTCTCCAACCGATTTCTACAAATTCTTATGCTAAATCCATGAAAAAAGATTGGCAAAACAAGCTCAGCAATTGGCACAAGCTCAAACTAAAATCAAAGACTTAA
- a CDS encoding NAD(P)H-binding protein gives MKKKIVVLGATGTIGSKISEILLSEGHQVTLIARHTDKLEKYRSLGAQIVAGDITDTEILAKAFKDADSAFVLVPDNVKAENTRVYQRSVTRTLIKAIERSGIRHIVNMSSVGSHMHEGNGMMGGTAEQEVRLNQLEGVNVLHIRSAYFMENILRTIGLVKKMGINGSAADGDYAIPMVATQDVAQVASIHLANLDFTGKSVHAVMGPRNYTLREITSIVGKAVGNPDLPYVQLPVEQARQAFLNNGFSEDFAQNLIDMASAIQTGFMNYQKRDESTTTPTTAEEFANQIYAPAYQKQ, from the coding sequence ATGAAAAAGAAAATTGTAGTACTCGGCGCCACAGGCACTATCGGAAGTAAAATTTCAGAAATTCTCCTGAGCGAAGGTCATCAGGTAACTTTGATTGCCCGACACACCGACAAACTGGAAAAATACCGCAGCTTGGGTGCTCAGATCGTTGCAGGTGATATTACTGATACCGAAATACTCGCCAAGGCATTCAAAGATGCCGATAGCGCCTTTGTGTTAGTACCCGATAATGTGAAAGCCGAAAACACAAGAGTCTACCAGAGAAGTGTAACCAGGACGCTAATCAAAGCCATTGAACGGTCAGGAATCCGCCACATCGTTAATATGAGTAGCGTAGGGTCGCATATGCATGAAGGCAATGGCATGATGGGTGGCACCGCCGAGCAGGAAGTGCGGCTGAATCAACTCGAAGGTGTGAATGTGTTGCACATCCGTTCGGCTTATTTTATGGAAAACATATTACGGACCATCGGTCTGGTCAAGAAAATGGGTATCAACGGGTCAGCCGCCGATGGTGACTACGCCATTCCAATGGTAGCCACCCAAGATGTAGCCCAGGTTGCATCCATTCATTTGGCGAATCTTGACTTCACAGGAAAAAGTGTACATGCCGTGATGGGACCTAGAAATTACACCCTCCGCGAGATAACTAGCATTGTGGGAAAAGCTGTTGGCAATCCGGATTTGCCTTATGTGCAACTCCCGGTTGAACAGGCCAGACAAGCGTTTTTAAACAATGGCTTTTCGGAAGACTTTGCCCAAAACCTGATCGATATGGCATCCGCGATCCAAACCGGATTCATGAACTATCAGAAAAGAGATGAGTCTACGACCACGCCAACCACCGCTGAAGAGTTTGCTAATCAGATATATGCCCCTGCTTACCAGAAACAATAA
- a CDS encoding alpha/beta hydrolase has protein sequence MNTLSKSYFLLSLFILLFSATQAQNIPDSTMRKIKNFRAVYETMGKVYPPDSTVSVDATEIAGVKTYWFNQNLLNQNHLIIYLHGGVYTYGNIHAYQAMVSRLAKEFHLPILYVEYSLSPEHQFPTANNEILGVYRQIQKKYPNHEITLIGDSAGGGLAVSLVKDAIKASLPLPSSLALISPWIDLECTNKSYETKQAVDPILSKKFLYDHALLYAPNKIKEADPSEIKFTKFPPVLLLVGTDEVLNDDSKNFYAAIKPIQKNAKLKEFDGQKHVWVFSHIASKASMEAVSDIKKFINAF, from the coding sequence ATGAACACACTATCAAAATCATATTTTCTTCTAAGTTTATTCATACTCCTTTTTTCAGCTACTCAGGCACAGAACATTCCGGACAGCACCATGCGAAAGATCAAAAATTTTCGGGCAGTGTATGAAACCATGGGTAAAGTATATCCGCCCGATAGCACAGTCAGTGTTGATGCAACAGAAATTGCCGGTGTTAAGACTTACTGGTTTAATCAAAATTTACTCAATCAAAACCACCTGATTATTTACCTGCACGGTGGTGTCTATACATATGGCAACATCCATGCATACCAAGCTATGGTAAGCCGTTTGGCCAAGGAATTCCATTTGCCAATTCTGTATGTAGAGTATTCTTTATCGCCTGAGCATCAGTTTCCTACAGCCAACAATGAAATTCTGGGCGTTTATCGCCAGATTCAAAAGAAATACCCCAACCATGAAATCACCCTTATTGGAGACAGTGCAGGAGGCGGTTTGGCAGTGTCTCTGGTAAAGGATGCCATAAAAGCAAGCCTGCCATTGCCGTCTTCTTTAGCTCTGATTTCTCCGTGGATAGATTTGGAGTGTACTAATAAATCGTATGAAACCAAGCAGGCCGTTGACCCGATTCTGAGTAAGAAATTCCTATACGATCATGCGTTGTTATATGCGCCCAATAAAATCAAAGAAGCTGACCCAAGTGAAATAAAGTTCACGAAATTCCCTCCTGTTCTGTTGCTGGTAGGTACCGATGAAGTGTTGAATGATGATTCCAAAAACTTCTATGCGGCTATCAAACCCATCCAAAAAAACGCAAAACTGAAGGAGTTTGACGGGCAAAAGCACGTTTGGGTGTTTTCACACATTGCTTCGAAAGCATCTATGGAAGCAGTTTCCGATATAAAGAAGTTTATTAATGCATTCTAA
- a CDS encoding MepB family protein codes for MFDKTILAKKDIMSVIGKREKKAIRVYAPWIKPVVKQVIQTQAWQTPYLFPMDSANEFRKWS; via the coding sequence ATTTTCGATAAGACTATTCTTGCAAAGAAAGACATCATGTCTGTAATTGGAAAAAGAGAAAAAAAAGCGATAAGAGTTTATGCACCCTGGATAAAACCTGTAGTAAAACAGGTAATTCAGACTCAAGCATGGCAAACTCCATACCTCTTTCCTATGGATTCCGCAAATGAATTCCGCAAATGGTCATAA
- a CDS encoding LysR family transcriptional regulator, with protein MNTNDLKLFEAVASYNSFTKAAEAMFTVQSNVTARVKNLEEEFGATLFVRNARKVLLTPAGEVLMHYSKQIANLLDEAKSNIKSTQVLTGLLKIGCIETTMALKVPQILTDFGAAYPHIDLEFKSAMRSVLIQDVLDYRVDAAFVSGPISVSGLQQQLIREEQLVILGPSNTASLSAVLNQHTFPKIIVFDQGCIFRARLESWLSGKGIVQYKPIIVNSIDGIINFVEAGLGISILPEEILTSYYAGRNIKTFSLNKELGTMTTVLIYRNNVVQSRILEAFINLYKEQTGVAAGCRE; from the coding sequence ATGAATACAAATGATCTGAAACTATTTGAGGCAGTTGCCTCTTACAACAGCTTTACAAAGGCTGCAGAAGCTATGTTTACTGTACAATCGAATGTTACAGCCCGCGTGAAGAATCTTGAAGAGGAGTTTGGGGCTACTCTGTTTGTGCGCAATGCCAGGAAAGTATTGCTTACCCCTGCAGGCGAGGTGCTTATGCACTATTCCAAACAAATTGCAAATCTGCTTGACGAAGCCAAAAGCAATATTAAAAGTACACAGGTTTTGACTGGCTTGCTGAAAATCGGATGTATTGAAACAACTATGGCCCTTAAAGTACCCCAGATACTTACTGATTTCGGTGCTGCCTATCCGCATATTGACTTGGAGTTTAAATCCGCTATGCGCTCTGTACTTATTCAGGATGTGCTGGATTACAGGGTCGATGCTGCTTTTGTTTCCGGCCCGATCAGCGTGTCCGGTTTGCAGCAGCAACTGATCAGAGAAGAGCAATTGGTCATACTCGGACCGTCGAATACAGCTTCTCTTTCAGCTGTTTTGAATCAGCATACTTTCCCGAAAATCATTGTTTTTGACCAAGGATGTATATTCCGGGCTCGGTTGGAGTCCTGGCTTAGTGGTAAAGGTATTGTACAATATAAACCAATCATTGTCAATTCCATAGACGGCATTATTAACTTTGTAGAGGCTGGCCTTGGTATCAGCATACTGCCTGAGGAAATTCTCACTAGTTACTATGCAGGAAGGAATATCAAAACGTTTTCATTGAATAAGGAATTAGGGACAATGACCACAGTCCTGATCTACAGAAATAATGTAGTTCAGTCCAGAATATTGGAAGCTTTTATTAACCTGTATAAAGAGCAGACAGGAGTTGCTGCTGGTTGCAGAGAATGA
- a CDS encoding alpha/beta hydrolase encodes MEKSIALLVSLILSGTYLTGYAQIVDHLNQKSMKTNSVHFHTTSVNGINIFYREAGLLGAPVILLLHGYPTSSHMFRNLIPMLAAHYHVIAPDLPGFGYSDMPDRKQFIYSFDNLTKTMQGFIDKLELKRFALYVFDYGAPTGYRLAIANPEKITGIISQNGNAYKEGLSEGWSEIRKYWQNPTQENREALRKFTALKITRWQYEEGVDDKSLIAPETYTLDQHFLDRPGNVEIQLDLLSDYRNNVDLYPTFHTYFKVHQPRLLAVWGNKDPYFLPQGAQAYKRDIPGAEVKFYNTGHFALETHLKEIGADILAFMEALPK; translated from the coding sequence ATGGAAAAAAGCATAGCCTTGTTAGTGAGCCTTATTCTATCAGGGACATATCTAACGGGATATGCACAAATAGTAGATCATTTAAATCAGAAAAGTATGAAAACTAATTCAGTTCATTTCCACACTACTAGTGTCAATGGGATCAACATCTTTTATCGTGAGGCAGGTCTTCTGGGTGCTCCGGTTATCCTTTTATTGCATGGCTATCCGACCTCGTCGCATATGTTCCGAAATCTGATACCGATGCTGGCTGCCCACTATCATGTGATTGCACCTGATCTACCCGGCTTTGGCTACTCCGATATGCCAGATCGTAAACAATTTATCTATTCATTCGATAACCTGACCAAGACCATGCAGGGATTTATTGATAAACTAGAACTTAAACGTTTTGCTCTATACGTATTTGATTATGGTGCGCCAACAGGTTATAGACTGGCCATCGCAAATCCGGAAAAGATCACTGGCATCATCTCCCAGAATGGTAATGCGTATAAGGAAGGACTAAGTGAGGGCTGGAGTGAGATCCGGAAATACTGGCAAAATCCAACTCAGGAAAACAGGGAAGCATTAAGGAAATTTACTGCTTTAAAAATCACCCGCTGGCAGTATGAGGAAGGCGTAGATGACAAATCGCTTATCGCACCAGAAACGTACACCTTAGATCAGCATTTTTTGGACCGGCCGGGAAATGTAGAGATTCAGCTCGACCTCTTAAGCGATTACCGCAACAACGTTGACTTATATCCAACGTTTCATACCTACTTCAAAGTCCATCAGCCTCGACTACTAGCAGTCTGGGGAAACAAGGATCCTTATTTTCTGCCCCAAGGAGCACAAGCATACAAAAGGGACATTCCTGGAGCCGAAGTAAAATTTTACAATACTGGTCATTTCGCTCTTGAAACCCATTTAAAAGAGATAGGTGCAGACATCCTGGCTTTTATGGAAGCCTTGCCAAAATAA